In Macaca mulatta isolate MMU2019108-1 chromosome 16, T2T-MMU8v2.0, whole genome shotgun sequence, the sequence CCTGCATTCACCTATATACCAATCCattgagttttcttttcctctcctccctccttcacacacacatgcacacacacacacacacgcgcgcgcacacacacacacacacactctgtgaGCTCTAGGGTTGTAGAGATGAGCAAATCAGACAAGCATGGAGGGATGGTTGCAAACACTGCTTCTTGCAGTGACCCCAGCTTCAGGGCAGGCAATCCCTTGTAGTTCTTCCCTGAGCACCCCCTAATTTTCTTCCTTACTCCCAGTCCTGGGGCCCTCACCTGCCAGCTGCTGGGGTGTCTCACCTGTCAAGCTGCCCCAGGAGATAGAAAGAGGTTGGAAAGGTCTTTGCACCTGTTGCATAGAAATGCCAGGGCCAGCCAGGCCTTACCCCAAACCCAGCCCCCAAGGCCTGGCCCCTGGTCCCTGCCTTCACCTCTCAgacccagcatctggacctgacTCTGCTGGATGGGCAGCCACAAGGCCCTGGATTTCTGTTGCCCTCCTCATGGTGTGTTCAGCCTTTGTGGCCATGGCTAGTGCTAGCTCCGTCTGGGTCAGCCGGGCAGTGTGCAGCTGTAGCCTCCCTTTCTGCATCTTGCCTGCCTGCTCCTCTGCTGGATCTCATATGAGCAGCCTTTGAGGCTGCTGTGGAGGCCttagaggcaggaaggagagaggcagaggggtCCAGCCCACTCAGGtactcagactcctgagtaggtAGTCAGACCTGGGACCAGGCCTGTGGGTATACGGTTCTACCTCCTCCCAGGATCTTCCACATGAAACTGTACCACAGCCCTCTATGCAGGGGATTCTGGGGAAAGGGCTAGGGCAGTGATTCCCCCCACCCCGGGTGAGGGAAAAGGACCCTCCTCCAGACCTGGTCACCTGTTTGTTCTCAGTGATGACTCGATCTCTTGGTCTTCTGCCCTCTGCAAAttactcctaaaactcaacagtgaggccaggcatggtgctcaggactgtaatcccggcactttggatggccgaggagggaggattgcttgagcctagaagttcaaggctgcagtgagccgtgatggcaccattgtactccagcctgggtgatggagagagaacttgtctcaaaaaccaaaaaaacaaaacccctcaacagtaagaaaatgaacagcccgatttgaaaaaaaaaaaagggcaaaagccaagtgtggtggcttacatcttgaatcccagcactttgggaagctgaggtgggaggatcacttgaggccaggagtttgagatcagcctgggcaacacagcaagatcccatctctacaaaaaataaaaagcttagccaggcatggtggtgcacacctttaatcccagctttttgggaacctgagatgggaggatcacttgagcccaggagttcaaggctgcaattagccatgatcgagccactgcactctgcctgggtgacagaatgaggccttgtcaaaaaaaaaaaaaaaaaaaaaatctaaacaggcACCTCGccaaagaatacatacaaatgaaagtaagcatatgaaaaaatgtttaacatcataTGTTATCAgcaaattgcaaattaaaacaatgagatactattatGTACCTattcagataccaaaatccaaaacactaccaccaccaaatgctggtgaggatgtggaacaataGGAACTGAttaattgctggtgggaatgcaaaatggtgcagccaatCTGGAAGacaagtttggcagtttcttacaaaatgaaACACACCCTtatcacatgatccagcaattgtgctccttggtatttatccaaatgttttgaaaactcatatccacacaaaaacctgcacatggatgtttatggCAGctgtattcataattgccaaaacctggcaacaacccagatgtccttcagtaggtgaatggataaataaacagTCATATACCCagacaatggaatagtattcaccactaaaaataaatgagctatcaagccaggaaaagacatggaggaaccttaaacgTGTATTACCAGGTGAAAGAAGCCAACCCAAACAAACTGCATACCGTTTGATTCCAAatcattctggaaaaggcaaaactgtggcaATAGTAAAAGGACCAGTTGTTGACAGGAGTTGAAGGGGCCAGGTAGAGCACAGAACTTTTAGGGCAATGAAACGACTCTGTATCACACTACAATCAAAACCCATAGaacgggccaggcgcggtggctcacatctgtaatcccagcactttgggaggctgaggtgggtggatcacctagagtcaggagttcaagaccagcctggccaacatggtgaaaccctgtctctacaaaaatacaaaaattagatgggcatggtggcgggtgcctgtagtcccagctacttgggaggctgaggcaggagaatcgcttaaacccaggaggtgaacagaggttgcagtgagctgagatcacaccattgcactccagcctgggtgacagggcacgactccgtctcaaaaacaacaaacccCCATAGAATGTAGAACACCAATAGTGAACCCCAATgtgaactgtggacttttggtGATGATGATGAGTCAGTGTAGGtttatcagttgtaacaaatgtaccactgcAGGATGTCCAGAACCAGGGAGGTTGTatgtgggtggggacaggggtacatgggaactctctgtactttccactcagttttgctgcaaacctaaaactgctctaaaaaataaagtctattaatttaaaaaaacctatGGAAAGATTAGTCCTGAGAGCCCAGTGATTCTGGCTCAGTCCCCCACCGCCCCCAAGACACCCACCTCTGCAGCTACTCCTTGTCCCTCCTTCCAGTCTCCCGCCCGCTTCTCCTCCTGGCCCTGACCCATTCTGAACTGCTCACCCCTTCCTAATCACACCCTCCAGGCCCCTTGGACCCTCCAAAAGCTGGGCAGGCTCCTGAAGATCCACAAGGCTCGGCTTTCACTTAGCAGGGAACCTGAGGCCGGGCCATGGCGTAGCCTCCCATTCTCCTTCCCCCAGGCTTCCCTGTCCACATCCCTGTCCATCCATGCACTCCGaatccccttccttcctttgctgCCATCTCTACTCTGCCAGAAGTCAGTCTATACTGCTTGCCCTCTCGGCCTCCAAGGCCAAACCCTGGGTGGGAGGCATGTGCatttgtgtgcatttttttttcttcttctttgagatagagtctcgctctgttgcgcaggctggagtgcagtggtgcaatctcagctcactgcaacctctgcctcccggactcgagagatcctcctgcctcagcctccccagtagctgggactataggcgcatgtcaccacgcccagctaatttttgtatttttagtagagatggagtttcaccgtgttagccagactggtctcgcactcctgacctcaagtgatctgctggcttctgcctcccaaagtgctggaattataggcatgagataccacacccggccttgtgTGCATATTTGGTACATGTGACTGTCAGGCACATGTGTACATGGGCATGGGTGTCGTATGCTGCTTCCTCTGTGTGTGGGTGCTGTATGTGTGATGTGCTGGACAGCTGGTGATGTCTGTGTGCACACGTCTGGGTGATGTATGGCTCTCTCCTGCATTTGAAGGTACTTTCTAGCTCCGGCCTGTTACCCGTGGAGGACCAGTCCTTCGGCCTCATTTTCCTCCCCTTCAAACTCCTGGATACCATCCCTTCCCCATGCCAGGCCTTCCCCATGAAGAGTGCAGGAAGATCCCCCTCAGACCCACTTTCTCACCTGCCCAGTCCATGCCCAGGAGGCCATCTCCTCAGATGATCCCAACACTTCCCTGGCCTCAGGCCAAGAGGAAGCCTCATTTCACAGTCTAAGAAATGGAAGCCTCAGAGGACACCGAGGCCTCCCCAAGACCAGCCACAAGTctttctgctggcctagagggcTGGCCAGGAGGGAGTGAAGGGAACTGACCCTGGGGAGTGGACAGGTGAGAGATGGGTGGCCAGGACAAGGGTGGCGTTGCCCTCTGGGGGCAGGTGGAGCTGGGGCAGCTAAAAAATGGGGTGGCAGACCAGGACACAGCAGCCAGGTGAGCTCCCTGGCCCAGGGGCATTTGCACAAAAGTCTGAGCCGACGGCCAGCACTGGAGGCTTTATTGGTTCTGTCTAGTCATTTCTCTGGGGTTGTGGGGGCTGACAGCTTAAAATGGATTTTCACCAATAATggattctgtttctcttttcctggCGGCACTGAGCTGCAACACAAAAGAGAGAGTGTCACTTGGGCCCCAGAGGGTGGTCGAAGGAGAGGGTTGAGCCCAGAGGCCCCTCTGAAGAGGTCACTGGGGGTAAGGGGTCTTCTGCTGCTGCCTGTGTCTGGGCAGCTAAGGTTACGTTCTGTGTCCATTCACCACCAGAAAGCAAGGTGTACTGGAGTGCCCTGCATCCTCATTCTCCCCTCAAGAAAAGTGTCCTGGACTCCAGGGTTGGGGCCAACCTGTTCTCAACAGGgcagaccccagcctgagcatTTCCGACCTCGGTGAGGCCCAACCCCCAGGGTGGGAAGCCACCTAATGCCAGCGTGGTCCTTCCCAGTTTGAACCCAGGCCCCTGTGCCCACCTTCCTTGGTCCCCAGGCTTCCTCCAGCCCTTGCCTTGGCTCTGCACCTCAGTCCACTGGAACCTTGTTCCAACAGCCTTTATGAGGTCACTGAGGTGGAGGCGTCACAGCCCACCGCATCCTGCTCCCAGGTCCTCATTCCAGTGTTCCCCACCCCTAGCCGGCTGTGTGAGGACCCCCCTATGTTCTAGCACAGCCCCTCTACGGGAGCTGTGGGGCTGGCCTCACTCACTCTTCCTTGCCTCCCTGCAGCACAGGGGACGTGGCTGGTGGCTGGAGAAGCTGCATTTGCCCTTCGATGGTGGCCCTCTTGATCCCTGGCTTGCTGAAGTCAAAGTAAGATTGAGTGAAGTTCTTGTCTTCCTGACTCCAAGATTTCAGTGGTGCCCTGGCTTCACGTGGTTTCTCTGGTAGGGCCTCTGCGTGCTTTTCTGGCTTTTGCTCCTCCGCAGTGATCAGGAGGGGCTCTGTGGAAGGCTCCAGAGCCTCCTGAGGTGGAGCTTTCATCATGTGTTCCAAACTGGGCATGTCCGTCCTGCTGGAGGAGGCCATGGCCAGGGAAGATGCAAAGGTGATTAGCTCTGCCAGGCCAATGGGTGGTGGGAGATCTGAGGACAGGAGGGGGCTTGGCTCCTGGAAGCTTGTGGCCGGAGGAGCTGAGCGGGCATCGGGGCTCTGGAGCTGCTCCTTGGAGCACAGGGCGTCAGTGGGGATGGCCTCCCGGAGCCGGGAACTGATGGGCTGGCCTGCGCTGCCATTGTTGAGCTGCATGTTGATGGCCCGCTGCAGGCTGTGCTCTGAGGCCTGGATGAGCTTGTTTGCCCAGAAGAGGTGCTTGGAGGTCTGTGCACTGATGGAGTGACGGCAGGCAGACACGTGGTTCTCCTCCGTGAAACTCCCGTAGTTTGAATTCAGACTCCATGGTCTGAAGGTCTGCGGCGTGGGCGGCGCCATGTTGGAGTGGACGGACTCTATCTGGCACACCAGCTGCAGGGGCTCTTCGAGGTCAGACTCCTCGTTCCAGTTGGCTTTTGTGTCCAGCTCAGTTTCAAGCTTGAGGGCTGGGTACAGCTCTGACTCCAGTAAAGCTGGCACCTGTCCGATCTCCAGTTCTGGGTCTGGGTCTGGAGCCAGGTCCACTTTGAGCTGGGGCTTCTGCTCTAGCATGTCTGCCTCCAGCTGAAATGTTTCAACTCAAAGCTGAGGAGGCAGGAGCGGGAGGTCCTGCCCCTGAGGCCCTCCCTGGCACCGagtccctgccccacccctgccccggGTCCTGCTCTCTTCCCCCCGCCTCCCAACCCCATGCCTGCCTCCTCTCAGAGACCTGCCTggtgagggggtgtgtgtgtgagtataccCACACTGGCCTGGTACTAGGGTCCCAGGATTGTCAAGGGTAGGGGAGGGGCTGATGGAGACTTAGGGAAGAGCCCTGCCACTTGCCTACCACCTCCCCATAAGAGGACACCCCCTTTTTACCTCCTGTTCCTCTTGTATCTGGTGTTGACTTAAGTCATCTCTAAGACAGAAGGAGACAGAGTGCGTGATGGGGAtctgtggggtgggtggtggCTTCAGCGGGAAGGGGGTTTCTGGGGCCCTCAAAGCCGTCTGCCTTGTAACAGAGGCTGGCAAGATGCACCTCCCCCCGACCACCCCGCCACCAGCTGATCCCCTCCCCTGGCTGTCCCACTCCACTGCCACCAGGAAGCCTGGAGTTGTATTCTGAAACTTGAGTGAGTTTAGGAAGCTCCTTGCCAACTCATGCCCCCCCACCCCGCAAAAGAGGAATCCAGTTGGTTGGAGGTAAGGCCCAGGAATCTCATTTTTATCAAGCATTGCAGGTGAGCTGGGACAACTCACTTCGCGAATTAGTGCCCAGAACACTAGTCCCCAGCAGGGGAGCCCCAGAGCAATGTCCTCCCACCCACCTGCCCACTCTTTCTTCAAGTGCCTGCCCACCCCCGCCTTGAGCAGCTCTGTCCTCAGGAAGCCAGGCAGCTCTGAGGGGTCAGGTCCTATTCTGTCCCTGGGTGTGCCTCACCACCCCTCAGTCTTCCTctgccaggggctgagggcaTAAACAGAAGCGGGAGGGTAGATACCCCACGCCCTCCCCAGTCTTTTGGCCTGGACACTGGCGCCGGGGAGGTTTTGAAAATGGCAGAAGGGAGGAAGATCCTAGGTTGGGGGATTGGTGGTGTCAGGGGCGAGGCTGGAGGTCCCGGAGGGCTCGGGGGACACCTGTGATGATCGGGGATGGTTCTCACCGcatctctgcaacctccactgacCCTTTGCTGCAGCATGGAAATCCATGGGTACCTGGCAGGGGAAAGGAGGTGAGGGCAGGGAG encodes:
- the SPATA32 gene encoding spermatogenesis-associated protein 32, with the translated sequence MGVTGTHGFPCCSKGSVEVAEMRDDLSQHQIQEEQELEADMLEQKPQLKVDLAPDPDPELEIGQVPALLESELYPALKLETELDTKANWNEESDLEEPLQLVCQIESVHSNMAPPTPQTFRPWSLNSNYGSFTEENHVSACRHSISAQTSKHLFWANKLIQASEHSLQRAINMQLNNGSAGQPISSRLREAIPTDALCSKEQLQSPDARSAPPATSFQEPSPLLSSDLPPPIGLAELITFASSLAMASSSRTDMPSLEHMMKAPPQEALEPSTEPLLITAEEQKPEKHAEALPEKPREARAPLKSWSQEDKNFTQSYFDFSKPGIKRATIEGQMQLLQPPATSPVLQGGKEDSVPPGKEKQNPLLVKIHFKLSAPTTPEK